The Streptomyces vinaceus genome contains the following window.
CGGGACGCTGCCGTGCGCCGCGGCGCCCGAGCGCGCCCTCACGGAGGAGGAGGCCGCACTGGCGCGCCGGGCCGCCGAAGGTGACCCGGCGGTGCCCGGCCCGGTCCTGTCGGCGGTCTGCCGCAAACTCGGCACGGACCGCGCCGGTCTCCGCGAGGCGCTGGAGGTGTACGCCCGCAGCTCACGGTGATACGGCCGCTGCCGGTGGGGGCAGGGTCAAGGCCATGGACCACTCGACGAGGCTCTCCCACTTCCGCAACGAGACGTCGGCCTTCGAGGAGGCCGTCCGGCGCGCGATCGACGCCGCCGGCGCCGCCCCGGTTCCGCTGGTGCCGTCCTGCCCCGGGTGGTCGGTCGCCGACCTGGTGGGGCACCTGGGCGCGGTGCACCGGTTCGTGGCCCGCATCCTGCGCGAGCGCCTCGCGCAGGCCCCCGACCACACCGATCCCACGATCTTCGAGCTTCCGCGGGACCCGGCGGTACGGGCGGCCTGGCCGAAGCCGGAGGGCGAACCGAACCGGGGGCCGGTGCCACCGGCGCTGACGCAGTGGTTCGCCCAGGGCGCGCGGCAGCTGGAAGCCCTCTTCGGGGAGCTCGGGCCGGACGTGCCGGTGTGGACGTGGTCGGCGGACTCCGGGGACCGCACGAGCGGTTTCTGGCTGCGCATGCAGACCATCGAGCTGGCCGTGCACCGGTGGGACGCCCAGTCCGCGACCGGGGTGCCGGAGCCGGTCGACGCGGCGATCGCCGCGGACGCGGTCCCGCAGAGCTTCGAGACGATGGCCCCGTTCCGGCGGGCCGCCGCCGGGGCTCCGGCCGGGGCGGGCGAGCGGTACCGCTTCCGGCGTACGGACGGCCCCGGAGCCTGGAACGTGACCTTCTCCGGGGACCTGGTCCTGGTGGAGCACGGGCCCGGCGCCGCGGCGGACGTGGAGGCCGCGGGCACGGCGTCGGACCTGATGCTGTTCCTCTGGCGGAGGATCCCGGCTTCCGCGCTGCGGGTCACGGGCGACGCGCAGCTGCTGCCGCACTACTTCACCCTGGTCCCGCCGCTGTGACCGCCGCCCGGCCCGGCGGTCCGCTCGGGCCCCGCCGCGGGAAGGGCCCCGCCGCGGGAAGGGCCCGGCGGCGGGGGGCCCGAGGGGGCGGGCGGCGCCCCGGGGCCGTGGGCCGGGGGCGGGCCCGGAAACGCGGGGCGGGCACGTACCATGGCGGCATGTCCTTCCTCCGCCGCAACCGCGCCGCCACACCCGCCGGCCCGGACTTCGACGTCCTGGCCATGGACCCGGGGGACTGGCCGGGCAATCTCGGGGCCGGGCTGCTGCCCGCGCCCGACGGCAGCTGCCAGGGCGTCTTTCTCCGCTACGACCTGTTCGGCGGACGCGGCCCCGCAATGATCATCGGAAACCTCCCCGAGGGCTCCCCGGCCCGGGACCTCACCGACGGCCAGGTCCCCTTCGAGGTCGCCCAGCTCCTCGACGCCCTTGAGAACGACGAGGACGTCGAGGTCACCGGCGTCGAGGACTGCCCCGTCATGCAGGGCGACAACCTCCTCATCGTCCGGAAGGTCAAGCTCTCCGAGGGCCGGATCAGCTGCGTCCAGTTCGATCGCAGCGACAACGTGCTGGTCACCATCGCCAGCTGGGACCGGCCCATCACCGACGACCTCTACGCGCTGCTGAAGCCGCTCCCCGCCGAGCTCTTCCAGCAGGGCTAGGTCGTGTCTTTCGGATCAGGGCCCGCCGTGATCCGAAAGACACCCTAGGCCGTGGTCCCGTCCGCGATGTCGTTCGCGGCCACGTAGCCGAACGTCATCGCGGGGCCGATCGTCGACCCCGCACCCGCGTAGCTGTGGCCCATCACGGCCGCACTCGCGTTGCCCGCCGCCCACAGGCCGCGGATCACCGAACCGTCGGGCCGCAGCGCGCGGGCCCGGGCGTCCGTGACGATGCCGCCCTTCGTGCCCAGATCGCCCGGCACGATCTTGAAGGCGTAGAACGGCGGCGCCCAGATCGGGGCGAGGCAGGAGTTCGGCTGCACCCCCGGGTCCGTGTAGTAGTGGTCGTACGCCGTGTCCCCCCGGTGGAAATCGGGGTCGGCGCCGTTCCAGGCCTGGGCGTTGAACCGGTTGAGGGTGGCGCGCAGCGCCCCCGCCGGGACTCCGATCTGGCCCGCCAGCGCGTCCCAGGTCCACGCCTTCTTCGCGGCGCCCGCCTCGTACCAGGCCTCCGGGAAGACGATCGTCGGCAGGATGTCCTTGAACAGGTACTTGTTGCGGTAGTTCTGATCGACGATCAGCCAGGCCGGGATGTGCGAGCCCGTCGCCCCCCGGTCCTTCTCGTACATCACGTGCACCACGTCGCTGTACGGTGCCGCCTCGTTGACGAACCGCGCGCCCGCCCGGTTCACGATCAGGCCGCCGGGCAGGGTGCGCTCCGCCAGGCAGAAGTACGGCTCCCCGGGCAGCGGGATCGACGGCCCCCACCAGGCGTCCTCCATCAGCGCCAGCGCCGCCCCGGCCCGCTGTCCCGCCCGGATCCCGTCGCCCGTGTTCTCCTTGGCGCCGACCGACCACTGGG
Protein-coding sequences here:
- a CDS encoding maleylpyruvate isomerase N-terminal domain-containing protein, producing the protein MDHSTRLSHFRNETSAFEEAVRRAIDAAGAAPVPLVPSCPGWSVADLVGHLGAVHRFVARILRERLAQAPDHTDPTIFELPRDPAVRAAWPKPEGEPNRGPVPPALTQWFAQGARQLEALFGELGPDVPVWTWSADSGDRTSGFWLRMQTIELAVHRWDAQSATGVPEPVDAAIAADAVPQSFETMAPFRRAAAGAPAGAGERYRFRRTDGPGAWNVTFSGDLVLVEHGPGAAADVEAAGTASDLMLFLWRRIPASALRVTGDAQLLPHYFTLVPPL